In Arcobacter sp. CECT 8983, a single window of DNA contains:
- a CDS encoding metallophosphoesterase: protein MKPTKLEIKNLKVKAKNLQGLQILHLSDLHINKKTKIEDIKKLVSFCNDIEYDFLALTGDIIDCKADKIIPQLEALNLLKKVFYISGNHDIFYGLKRLKTLLTNFTFLDNKTIFIKYQNKEIALAGISDRFSKFFKIQREEKKVFEFLKNNEDSILLAHQPKDYSLAVNSNTKLFLCGHTHGGQVFPFHYFVRLFQPFLAGIFYKKNTCVYVNKGLGTWGIDFRYKADSEITLLKLC, encoded by the coding sequence ATGAAACCAACAAAGTTAGAAATAAAAAATCTTAAAGTAAAAGCTAAGAATTTGCAGGGTTTGCAAATTCTTCACTTAAGTGACTTACATATAAACAAAAAAACAAAAATAGAAGATATTAAAAAATTAGTAAGCTTTTGCAATGACATAGAATATGACTTTTTAGCTCTTACAGGAGATATTATTGATTGTAAAGCAGACAAAATAATACCTCAGCTTGAAGCTTTAAATCTTTTGAAAAAGGTATTTTATATAAGTGGTAACCATGATATATTTTATGGACTAAAGAGATTAAAAACTCTTTTAACAAACTTTACTTTTCTAGATAATAAAACCATTTTTATAAAATACCAAAACAAAGAGATTGCCCTTGCTGGAATAAGTGATAGATTCTCAAAATTTTTTAAAATACAAAGAGAAGAAAAAAAAGTCTTTGAATTTTTAAAAAACAATGAAGACTCAATCTTACTTGCCCATCAACCAAAAGATTACTCTTTAGCAGTAAATTCAAATACGAAACTTTTCTTATGTGGACATACCCATGGAGGTCAAGTTTTTCCCTTTCACTATTTTGTAAGGCTTTTCCAACCTTTTTTAGCAGGAATTTTTTATAAAAAAAACACTTGTGTTTATGTAAACAAAGGTTTAGGAACTTGGGGTATTGATTTTAGATATAAAGCAGATAGTGAAATAACTCTTTTAAAGTTATGTTAA